The genomic interval AATGAGCTGAAGCAGGTTGTCCGCCTGCTCTGCGGCAATCCCGGGAACGCGCAGGAGATCCTCGCGTTCAAGGTCGATGATGTCCAAAAAGCTAGTATATCCGGCACTCTCGAGGGCCGCCAGTGTGCCGATCGGCAGATCGAGCTCGCGCAGCGGGAAGTCAGCGAGCTCGTACTCCTGCTCGCCACCGCCGAACAGCGCTGCGTCCGCGCCGCGCTCCAGCCACTCCCGGCTACCATACAGGTCGATCTGCCAGCCGATCAGCTGGCTCGCCAGACGCACGTTCTGACCGTTGCGTCCGATCGCGAGCGACAGCTGGTCCTCGTCGACGATTGCAGTGATCACGCGACGCGAAGAGTCGCTGATGACCTTCGCCACCTTGGCTGGCGCCAGCGCGCGACGGGCGTAGATCTCCGGATCCGGATGCCACGGCACGATGTCGATGCGCTCGCCACCCAGCTCGCTCACGACGGCCTGCACGCGCGAGCCCTTCAGCCCGACGCACGCGCCGACCGGATCGATGCTGTCGTCGCGCGAGGAGACAGCCACCTTGGTGCGACCGCCGACCTCGCGGGCTATGCCCTTGATGTCGACGATGCCCTGGTAGATCTCCGGCACTTCCAGCTTGAACAGCGCAGCGACGAACTCGGGCGCGGCACGCGACAGAATCAGGCGCGGCCCCTTCGGCGTCTCTTCGACCCGCTTCAGCACGGCACGCATCGGCTCGCCCTGCCGGAAGCGCTCGCGCGGATTCTGCTCCTTCCACGGAATGATCGCCTCGGCGTCGCGCGACTTGTTCAGCATGATGACCATCTTGCCGCGCTCGACCTGCTGGACCTCGCCGCTGAGCAGATCGCCCGTCTTGTTGGCGTACTCATCGCGGATCTTGTTGCGCTCACCCTCACGCACGCGCTGGATGATCCGCTGCTTCGCCGCCATGACCGCGTTGCGGCCGAACTGCATGAAGTCGACGGGAATCTCCTGCACGTCGCCGACCTCGAACTCCGGGTCGTCCCAGCGCGCTTCCTCGAGGAGCACCTGACGTGACGCATCCTCGACTTCCTCGACGACTTCCTTCAGCACCGTTATGTGGATGTCGCCAGCCTCCTCATCGATGATCACCTCGGCCTCGACGTTCGGGCCGTACCGCCGCGCGAGGGCCGCCATGATCCCATCCTTGATGAGATCATGCAGGTCCGCGCGGGACATGTTCTTGTTGGCGATCATCTCGCGGAACGCCGCGAGCACCTGCGTTGCATTAGCCATTCGTACTCTCCATCGCCGGAACCGCGCGTCAGCGCCGGTCGCCCCAGCGGAAAACGAGATTCGCCCGCGTGACGTCCGCACGCGGGATGTCCATGGTGGAGCCATCCTTCAGCCGCAGCCGGATGTGCTCCTGACCGTCCACCGGCTCGAGGCCTACAAGCTCGCCCTCGACCCGCTTCGCTCCGTTGGCGAGCGCCTTCGACATCTTCACGGCGATCTCCTGGCCGGCGAACCGGCTGAAATCCGCCGCCCGTACCAGCGGCCGTTCGACACCGGGCGATGAGACCTCGAGCACGTATCGCTCGGCGACATCCGACGCCTCGTCGAGATACTCCTCCACCGCCCGGCTGACCCGGGCGCAGTCATCGACGGAGACGCCCGCACCGGGCGCCGAGCCCGGCACATCGACACGGATGCGCAGAATCGGCCTCGTCTTCGAACCGGCCCGCTCGAGCTCTACCAGCTCGTAGCCGAGCGCCCCAACCCGCTCCTCGATCTGCCGTTCCAGCTCTTCGGTCATCCTTGTCCCAATAAAAAAGTGGGGGTCCCCCCCCACTTCCTGCGACCGCCACTTCGTACTCCAAGTATAGCGTACTCAGAGGTTTCTATCAACCTGGGGGCCTGACCCCACCTCCTCCTCGATATCGGCCGTGAACTGCACGTCGACGGCGCCGGCCAGCGATCGGGCGGTCGGACATTTCTCCCGGTGCCGCGACAGGGCCCGGTCCACCGTCTCCCTGGTCCCGGCCGGGATCCGCAGGGAATAGTGGATGTCGATACGTGTCAGCGTCACGATTCCGTCGACTACCTCGTTCGTGCCGGCAGCGGTGGCACCGATCGCATCCGGAGCCAGTGTGATCCCGCGCGCCTCCAGCGCGCCATTGAGGGTACCCAGCATTCAGGCGCCGGTGGCGGCGGCGATGTAATCGACAGGCAGTGGCAGGTTCTTCCGGCTGTCGAGCCGGAAATGCTCCCTGATCGGACCGTGAACGCCGAAGTCCACATCGACGCCCGTCGCGATCCGTGCGCGGCGGTGGTCACCGTCCACCTTCCGGATTTCCGCCCGTGCGACATACAGCGGCTCACTCACTCTTTCCTCCATGTTCAGTCCCCTCTCTCAGCGCTTGTCCACCGCGTCATCCGCCGCCTGACCCGGAAGGCCGGGCTCGTAGCCCACGCAGCGGACCACGGGGAGTGGCGGATATCGTGGAAAGCGCGCATCTACACGCGATCGCGAGCACATCCAGAACCGGGAGCCGCGCCGGCTCTCGATGATCCGTGCGTGACGGCACGTAGCGCACAGCCCGACGACCGTCGTCACACGGCGCGCACGGCGAGGACGCCGATCTGGCGCTCGGCGCAGCCGCCGCGATGCGAGAAAAAGGGCGACGCCCCGTGCCGTGTGCAGAATGCCGATACGGTGATCCGGTCCGCCCGGACTCCCGCTGCGACCGCGCGGCGCGCCAGCAGCGCGCGCAGGTCCACGTGCGTGACGCCATCGACCTCCATGCCAAGACCCTCCGGCACCTCCGGTCCGACCTCGAAACAATCGCCGCAGATGGCCGGGCCGAAATGGACGTGCAGGTCGGCGGCCTCCACCGGAAAAGACCCGGTCAGCAGCGTGATCCCGCGCTCCAGGATTCCCGCGGCAACTCCGCGCCACCCGCCGTGCAGCAGCGACACGGCACGAGCCCCTGGTGCCGCAATGAAGATAGGCACGCAGTCCGCTACGGATACCGCGAGGAGCGTCCCCGGCTGACGCGTGATGTGGCCGTCCGCGTCCGGTCCGATGAGGATTCCGGCGGGCAGAGAATCATGGAGCAGAATGCCATCGCGATGGATCTGACGCGCGTGCACCATGGCGTGGCAATGCAGGCGGTCCCGCAGTCCAAGCCAGCGCGGGATGATATCGCCCGTCGGTGACCCCCCGAACAGGCTCATGTCGGCATCGCTGCCGGTCACCCCCTGCACCACCCAGGGCAGGGACACGGCCCACTCGGCCAGGGTGTGAAGACCCGCGCCGTCCGGCTCCTCTGCGACCGTCCGCACTCCCTCCGGCAGGGACGGCGCGACCTTCATCGATCAGATACCCGGCGACCCGTCGCCGACGCCGCTGCCGCCGGACCCGTGGCCCGTAGCGTTTGTCGGCCCCGTGCCCGAAGAGCCCGCACCGCTGCTGCCGGCCGCCCCGTGACCGGTCGTGCCCGTCGGCTGATGGCCGCCCTGCGTCATGTGTCGCTCGACCTGTGCGCGCAGGCTGTCGACGTCCGCCTTGAGCGCATCGAACTCGCGCCGCGGCACGAACTCGAGGCGGCCACGCATGTCATCCACTGCGTCCTGCGCCCGACGCATCGCGTCACGGGCGGCATCCCTCGCCCGATCGGGCGACATCTCGCCACGGTCGCTCAGGTCGTTGAATGTCTGCTCGATCGCGTCCTTGAACGCGCCGAGGATCCCGCTCACTGCGCGCACGCCCTCGCGGAAGGTGTCGCCGGGATCGGGTCGCTTCTGTCCTGGGTCCGCCATTCAGTGCCTCCTGTGGTTGCGGCCGGCGGGCCGCCGGGCGGCTCAATCGCCGCGCGAGTCGGTACGCGTGATGCGCGCGCCGAGTGCGCGCAGCCTGTCATCGATCTTCTCGTAACCGCGCTCGATCTGCCCGACGTTGTACAGATGGCTCTCACCCTCGGCGCCGAGCGCGGCGATGAGCAGCGCCATGCCGGCGCGGATGTCGGGGCTCTCGACCGGCGCGGCGTGGAGGCGCGAGGGCCCCACGACCACGGCGCGGTGCGGGTCGCAGAGTACTATACGCGCGCCCATGCTGATGAGTTTGTCGGCGAAGAACATGCGCGACTCGAACATCTTCTCATAGATCAGGATCGTGCCGCGGCACTGCGTGGCTACGACCAGCGCGATCGATGTGAGGTCGGCGGGAAAAGCCGGCCACGGTCCGTCATCGATCTTGGGGATGTGCCCGCCGAGGTCCATGCGTATCACGCGCTCCTGGTCCGCCGCCACGAAGAGGTCTCGGCCGCGCGGCTCGCAGCGGATGCCCATGCGATCGAACGCGAGCAGGGTCGAGTCGAGGTGTTCGATGGCGGCGTCCTGGATCAGGATTTCTCCGCCCGTGACCGCGGCGAGACCGATGAACGAGCCCACCTCGATGTGGTCGCTGGAGATGCGGAACGTGCCGCCGTGCAGACGGTCGACGCCGTCGATCTCGAGGATCCCCGTTCCGATGCCGGAGATCTGCGCACCGAGGCCGTTCAGCATGTGACAGAGGTCCTGTACGTGCGGCTCTGCGGCCGAGTTGCGCAGTCGCGTGTGCCCCTTCGCCAGCACTGCGGCCATCACCGCGTTCTCCGTGGCGGTGACGCTGGGCTCGTCGAGGAAGATATCGGCACCCTTGAGTCCAGTCGTCTCGATCATGTAGCCGCGATCAGCCTTCACCGTGGCGCCGAGCTTCGACAATGCAAGAAAGTGGGTGTCCACGCGCCGTCGCCCGATCACGTCACCACCGGGCGGCGGCAGCATCATCCGGCCCACGCGCGCTAGCATGGGACCGGCGAGCAGGATGGAGGCGCGGATGCGCGCGGCCATTTCCGCATCCAGGTCTGTCGCACCCACATTCGCGGCGCGCACGCGCACACGGTTGTCGCCGACCCATTCGACTTCGGCACCGAGCACACCCAGCAGCTCGAGGAGGGTACGCGCGTCGCGGATGAACGGAACGTTGTCCAGCACGACCTCCTCTTCGGTGAGGAGAGTCGCGGCAATGATCGGCAGCGCGGCATTCTTGTTACCAGCAGGGCGGATCGTTCCATTCAGTGGACGGCCGCCTTCGACGACGAACTTCGGCATAGCAATTATCTCCCGGACCCATGGCCCCCGGCGGGTACGCGCCCCGCACTCGCACAGAACATACCGGCGCGCGGAGCGGTGCAGCAAACGCGCTTGACACTGCTTCCGCGCGCGGTCTAACATCCCGCAATGACGGTACATCCTTCAGCGGCGCTGCGCCTGGCGGTCGTACAGACCGCGCCCGTGCTGCGGGAGCCCGCCCGCAACGCCCGCACGATCGCCGGTCTCGCCGGCGAGGCGGCGGCCGACATCGCGCTCACGCCCGAGCTCTCCCTCACCGGCTACGACATCGGTGATGCGGTCTACGGCCTCGCCCGCGGGATCAGTCCGGGCGGCGACATCGGCGAGCCGGCGTTGCGGGAGGTCCCGGGCTACCTCATCGCCGGCTGCATCGAGGCGGCGCAGCGCGGACCGTTCAATACCGCCGCCGTTCTCCACGCCGGTCGTATCCACTTCCGGCACCGGAAGCTCTACCTTCCCACGTACGGCATGTTCGACGAGGGCCGCTGGTTCGGCCGCGGCACTACGCTCGACGTCTGGACTTCACCGCACGGCTGGCGGTTCGGCCTGCTCGTGTGCGAGGACTTCTGGCATCCGGGCCTGATCTATGCCCTGGCCAGCCGCGGCATCGATGCGCTCCTCGTGCAGGCGGCTGCGCCGGGCCGCGGCGCCTGGGAGGGCAGCGATCATGGGCGCTTCGCTTCCATGGATGTCTGGGAACGCATTGCACGCACGACCGCCCAGCTGTACGGCATCTACGTCGCGCTCTGCAACCGCACCGGCGTCGAGGGCGCCGTCACGTTCGCCGGCGGCTCGCTCGTGGCCGGGCCCGATGGCAGCCTGCTGGCGCGGGCGGCCGATCGCGGTGAGGAGATCCTGACGGTCGAGATGCGACGGTCCGCGCTGGAGGGCGCGGCGCAACCCTATGCCCACGCGCGTGACGACGACGCCCGCCTCGTCATCCGCGAGCTCGGCCGCGGGCTGGAAGCGCCGCTGTGAACCCCGGCCGGCCGGAGTTTGCCGGCCCCCGTGATCGCCAGGCCACAGCGGCGGCCCTGCGCTCGATCGTCGGCGACGTCGTGGCTGAAGCCGTGCGTGCCGCGGGGGCCGGCGGGGTCGTCGTTCTGGACGACTGGACGCCGGAAGGCGAGCTGGCGTACGAGTGGCTCGTGGCAGCGATCGGCGAGGCCCGGATCTGGCGCGGCGCAACGGTGGCGAGCAACGTGCAGGGGGTGACGGGGGCGGATGCGCAGGTGCTCGGGTCCCGGCGGTTCGTACAGGAGCACTCGGGCCTGACCGCGCATCCGTGCAGCAAGACAGCGCTTCTGCTCGGGGGGCGCCCGCCGCAGGCGGACCTCTTCCCGCTCGGTGACCTCTACGCATCACAGGTCGCCCGTCTGGCGGGCGGGTGGAGCGTGCCCGAAGATCTTCGCGGGCTCGTTGCCAGCGCCGGCGGGATCGACATGCTCGATGCGGCGCTCGCGCGGCTCATTGACGGGCGCGAGCCGGCCGAAGCTGCGCTGGACTCGCTCGCGGGCGACGTTGCGGGCGAGGTGCTGCGACTCTATGAGCGGGGTCGCTATTACCGGCTGCGGCCGCGCCTGGTCCCGAAGCTGGGCGCACGGACGCTCGGTGTTGACCTGTTCGACTGACTGAACGCCACTGAGGCAGGAGCAACTGGAACTGATGATCGCGATGGTGGCGCTGCAGCTGGATGAGGGGTCGATCGATGCGATTCGGAATATCGCCATCGCGCAGATGGTGATGGCGGCCGTCATGATCATCATCGGCCTGATCGCCATAGGGGGGGCCATAGTGGTTCTGCTCGAGCTGCGCTCCGCGCGCCGGCTGCTCCACAACCTCGGCGACACCGTCGATGAGCTCAAGCCCCGGATCGCGCCGCTGATCGACCGCACGATCCACATCACCAGTGATGTCGCCGGCATGACGGACAACATCCGGCGCAAGGTGGACGACCTCCTGTTCACAACGGAGCAGCTCAATCGCCTCATCCAGCGGGGGGGCGACATGGCCGAGGCTCGGATGAAGCGTTTTGCGGAGGTCCTGGACGTCGTCCAGACCGAAGCGGAGGACCTCATGCTGGATGCCGCCGCCACGGCGCGGGGCGTGCATGAGACAGCGCGGCAGCTGCGCGAGGAGCCGCCGCGTCGCAAGCCGCGGCGCAAGCCGTTCGATACACCGATCGACGACGATGAAATCGAGGAGATGTTCGAATGAGAGATCAAGACAACACGGAAGTCTGGACGGCCGTCGCCATCGGCGCGGTCCTCGGGATCGGCACCGCGCTTCTGGTACGGGCGCGACAGGAAGATGATACGCACGAGATCATCAAGCGCCTGCGACCGGTGACGCGGCAGGCGAAGAAGGTGGCAGGCAGGGCCGGCAAGGAATTCGGCCGGCGTGCACGGCAGGCCGGCGATTCGGGCGAGGAGCTGCTGAGCACGGGGCGCGAGATCATGGACGAGCTGCGGCGGGGCGCGCAGGACATCGTGAAGACGACGCGCAAGGAGCTGCGGAAGGCCGCCCGCGACAGCGTGAAGGAAGCACGCAAGGCGGCGCGGGCTCTGCGCTGAACGTGCGGGCTCGCAGCCGACGCCTGGCGCGCGGTGTCGCCGCAGCCGGAACGATAGCTCTCGCGCTGCTGTTCCTGCTGCCCGACAGCGCGTGGGCGTTCGGTCCGGCGACGCACGTCTTTCTCGGCCACAGTCTGCTCGAAGCCCTGGCATTCCTGCCGGGGCCTCTGGGGTCGCTGCTGCATGCTCACCCGCAAAGCTTCCTGTACGGCTCCATGGCGGCGGACATCTCGTTCGCGAAGAAGTACGTGCAGGCGGGCCGGCACTGCCATTTCTGGCACGTTGGCGAGGAGATCCTGGAGGCGGCAGACAACGACCGGCTGCGCGCCGTCGCCTACGGCTACCTCGCCCATCTCGCCGCAGATACGATCGCACACAACTTCTTCGTGCCGCGCCAGCTCGTACTGACCAGCTCCACCAAGGCGCTCGGGCACGGCTACTGGGAACATCGCCTGGACACCCAGCTGGGCGAGCCGTTCGGCAACATGGCGCGGCAGGTCGTGATGGATTACGACCACTCCGAGGCGGACAACCTTTTCGACAGCGTGCTCAGCGGCACGATCTTCTCCTTCGAGACGAACCGCCGGATCTTCCGGGGGATGATCCGCGCGCAGGACAACGAGCGCTGGAAGTCCGTATTCGACCGCGTGCTCCAGAACTCACGATGGGATCTGAGCGGACCGACGATCGACGGCTACACGTCGCGCGCGTTCGATTTCGTGGTCGACTACCTGCTCCGCGGACGTGACTCGATGGCCGCGCAGCTGGATCCGGTGGGAGACTTCAACCTGCAGCTCGCAAAGAAGGTGCGCCGCATGGCGCTGCGCGAGGGTGTGGCGACGAACCGCGCCGATGTGCTGCTGGCGATGGCCGACGACTTCTTCCCGCTACCGGACCCGGGGCTCGGCTACTGGGACCGGCGCCGGCTGGTTGGCAACGGGTAGTGAAAGGCGGCGAGTCAGCGATTCGCGCCGACATTCCATACACCAGCGACGCTGCAGCCGCAACAGTCGCAGCAGCCGGTCCGTGCCGCGCGGATGCTGCAGTGGCAGCAATTCCGCATCGCAGAGCGTGCACGCAGCGTCCCGCGGGATGAGCAGATAGACAGCGATCACAGCGAGCAGGATCTTCGATCCCAGCAGCACGAAGAACAGCAGGCTCAGATCGAGCACCATCGCCATCATCGCTCGAGCCTTTCCCGCAGCAATGCCGTGCTCCGCTGCGGATCGGCGGTACCGCCCGAAAGCTCCATGATCTGTCCGACAAAGAACGCCATGATTCTGGTCCTGCCTGCACGATAACTGGCAACTTCTTCCGGAAACGCGGCCAGCGTCCGGTCCACCCACTCTGCAATTCGCGACTCGTCCCGCACCTGCGTGAGCCCGTGATCCGCTACGACTTCGGCCGCAGGCCGGCCACTCTCCGCCATGATGGTGAACGCGCGACGCGCTGCCTGCCTGGACACCCTGCCCTGCTCGACCAGCCGGATCAGATCGGCCAGCGCCCCCGCATCCACCGGTACACCTTCAATGCGCGAGTCGTGCCGATGGAGCCAGCCGAGCACGTCGGTCATGATCCACCCGGCCGCTGTCTTCGCATCGACCTGCTGTGCGACTGCTTCGAAATACGACGCGAGTGCGGGCTCCGCCGTCAGCACCTCGATATCCTCCGGAGGCAGATCGTATGCCGCGGCGAAGCGGGCCGCCTTCGCCGCCGGCAGCTCCGGCATGTTTCGCCTCAGCTCGGCGACCCACGCGTTAGTCACCGTCAACGGCGGCACATCCGGTTCCGGATGATAGCGATAGTCGCGGCCGGATTCCTTCGTGCGGATGCGACGGGTGCAGCCCGCGTCCGCGTCCCACAGCAGCGTCTCCGGCTCGACCATCCCTCCTTCGTCCAGTATCCGCGACTGGCGGTCGATCTCGTATTCGAGCGCGTGTTGCACGTGCGCAAACGAGTTCAGGTTCTTCAGTTCCGTGCGGACGGGCGCAGGAGCACATCCAGGCGTGTTCACCGACACATTCGCATCCACGCGCAGCGACCCGTTCTGCATCTCGCAGTCACTCACAGCCAGGTGCAGCAGCGCACGCCGCAGACGCGAGAGGAATGCACGCGCGGCGGCCGGGTCGCGCAGGTCGGGCTCCGTCACGATCTCGATGAGAGGGACACCTGCGCGGTTCAGATCCACGACCGTGCAGCCCGGTACGCGGTCGTGCAGCAGCCGCCCGGCGTCCTCCTCCAGGTGCAGCCGGCGAATGCGAACCGCGTCGAACACGCCGTCCGTCGCGAGCGGCCGCGCGGCCTGCGTGATCTGGTAGCCTTTCGGGAGGTCGGGATAGAAGTAGCTCTTGCGCTCGAAGACGCTGGTATGGTGCACCGTGCAGCCGAGACCCAGCGCAGTGCGCACGGCCAGCTCCACCGCCCGCCGGTTCAGCGCCGGCAGTGCACCGGGCAGACCGAGACATACGGGACAGACCTGCGTGTTCGGCTCCGCTGCGGATGTCGCGACGTCGGCACAGAACAGCTTCGTCATCGTGCGGAGCTGAACGTGAATCTCGAGCCCGATTACCGCTTCGGCCGCCATCATCGCGCAAGCAATCGTTCCAGTAGTCCGGCTGCCGCGAGCATCGCGTCGTCGCGCCACCGTGCCGCCACGAACTGTCCGCCGACCGGCAGCCCATCCACGCGCCCGATCGGCAGCGACATGGCCGGGAGCCCGGCCAGGCTGGCAGGTGCCGTGAACGCGTCGGAGGCGTACATCGAACACGGATCTTCCTTCGCGCCAATGGCGAACGCGGGGCCGGTGGCGGTGGGGGTGAACAGCACGTCGACACCACCGAGGGCCCGCTCGAAGTCGCGCGTGATCAGCGCACGGATGCGCTGTGCCGCGGCGAAATATTCGTCGTGATGACCGGCGGACAGCACGTACGTGCCGAGCATGATCCTCCGCTTGACCTCGGTGCCCAGACCCGTCGTGCGTGATGCTTCGACCGGATCGCCCGTGTCGGTGCGGACCCCGTAGCGCACACCGTCGAAGCGCGCGAGGTTCGTG from Longimicrobiales bacterium carries:
- the nusA gene encoding transcription termination factor NusA, whose amino-acid sequence is MANATQVLAAFREMIANKNMSRADLHDLIKDGIMAALARRYGPNVEAEVIIDEEAGDIHITVLKEVVEEVEDASRQVLLEEARWDDPEFEVGDVQEIPVDFMQFGRNAVMAAKQRIIQRVREGERNKIRDEYANKTGDLLSGEVQQVERGKMVIMLNKSRDAEAIIPWKEQNPRERFRQGEPMRAVLKRVEETPKGPRLILSRAAPEFVAALFKLEVPEIYQGIVDIKGIAREVGGRTKVAVSSRDDSIDPVGACVGLKGSRVQAVVSELGGERIDIVPWHPDPEIYARRALAPAKVAKVISDSSRRVITAIVDEDQLSLAIGRNGQNVRLASQLIGWQIDLYGSREWLERGADAALFGGGEQEYELADFPLRELDLPIGTLAALESAGYTSFLDIIDLEREDLLRVPGIAAEQADNLLQLI
- the rimP gene encoding ribosome maturation factor RimP, coding for MTEELERQIEERVGALGYELVELERAGSKTRPILRIRVDVPGSAPGAGVSVDDCARVSRAVEEYLDEASDVAERYVLEVSSPGVERPLVRAADFSRFAGQEIAVKMSKALANGAKRVEGELVGLEPVDGQEHIRLRLKDGSTMDIPRADVTRANLVFRWGDRR
- a CDS encoding polyphenol oxidase family protein, encoding MKVAPSLPEGVRTVAEEPDGAGLHTLAEWAVSLPWVVQGVTGSDADMSLFGGSPTGDIIPRWLGLRDRLHCHAMVHARQIHRDGILLHDSLPAGILIGPDADGHITRQPGTLLAVSVADCVPIFIAAPGARAVSLLHGGWRGVAAGILERGITLLTGSFPVEAADLHVHFGPAICGDCFEVGPEVPEGLGMEVDGVTHVDLRALLARRAVAAGVRADRITVSAFCTRHGASPFFSHRGGCAERQIGVLAVRAV
- the murA gene encoding UDP-N-acetylglucosamine 1-carboxyvinyltransferase, which produces MPKFVVEGGRPLNGTIRPAGNKNAALPIIAATLLTEEEVVLDNVPFIRDARTLLELLGVLGAEVEWVGDNRVRVRAANVGATDLDAEMAARIRASILLAGPMLARVGRMMLPPPGGDVIGRRRVDTHFLALSKLGATVKADRGYMIETTGLKGADIFLDEPSVTATENAVMAAVLAKGHTRLRNSAAEPHVQDLCHMLNGLGAQISGIGTGILEIDGVDRLHGGTFRISSDHIEVGSFIGLAAVTGGEILIQDAAIEHLDSTLLAFDRMGIRCEPRGRDLFVAADQERVIRMDLGGHIPKIDDGPWPAFPADLTSIALVVATQCRGTILIYEKMFESRMFFADKLISMGARIVLCDPHRAVVVGPSRLHAAPVESPDIRAGMALLIAALGAEGESHLYNVGQIERGYEKIDDRLRALGARITRTDSRGD
- a CDS encoding nitrilase-related carbon-nitrogen hydrolase; translation: MTVHPSAALRLAVVQTAPVLREPARNARTIAGLAGEAAADIALTPELSLTGYDIGDAVYGLARGISPGGDIGEPALREVPGYLIAGCIEAAQRGPFNTAAVLHAGRIHFRHRKLYLPTYGMFDEGRWFGRGTTLDVWTSPHGWRFGLLVCEDFWHPGLIYALASRGIDALLVQAAAPGRGAWEGSDHGRFASMDVWERIARTTAQLYGIYVALCNRTGVEGAVTFAGGSLVAGPDGSLLARAADRGEEILTVEMRRSALEGAAQPYAHARDDDARLVIRELGRGLEAPL
- a CDS encoding zinc dependent phospholipase C family protein yields the protein MRARSRRLARGVAAAGTIALALLFLLPDSAWAFGPATHVFLGHSLLEALAFLPGPLGSLLHAHPQSFLYGSMAADISFAKKYVQAGRHCHFWHVGEEILEAADNDRLRAVAYGYLAHLAADTIAHNFFVPRQLVLTSSTKALGHGYWEHRLDTQLGEPFGNMARQVVMDYDHSEADNLFDSVLSGTIFSFETNRRIFRGMIRAQDNERWKSVFDRVLQNSRWDLSGPTIDGYTSRAFDFVVDYLLRGRDSMAAQLDPVGDFNLQLAKKVRRMALREGVATNRADVLLAMADDFFPLPDPGLGYWDRRRLVGNG
- the gatB gene encoding Asp-tRNA(Asn)/Glu-tRNA(Gln) amidotransferase subunit GatB — encoded protein: MMAAEAVIGLEIHVQLRTMTKLFCADVATSAAEPNTQVCPVCLGLPGALPALNRRAVELAVRTALGLGCTVHHTSVFERKSYFYPDLPKGYQITQAARPLATDGVFDAVRIRRLHLEEDAGRLLHDRVPGCTVVDLNRAGVPLIEIVTEPDLRDPAAARAFLSRLRRALLHLAVSDCEMQNGSLRVDANVSVNTPGCAPAPVRTELKNLNSFAHVQHALEYEIDRQSRILDEGGMVEPETLLWDADAGCTRRIRTKESGRDYRYHPEPDVPPLTVTNAWVAELRRNMPELPAAKAARFAAAYDLPPEDIEVLTAEPALASYFEAVAQQVDAKTAAGWIMTDVLGWLHRHDSRIEGVPVDAGALADLIRLVEQGRVSRQAARRAFTIMAESGRPAAEVVADHGLTQVRDESRIAEWVDRTLAAFPEEVASYRAGRTRIMAFFVGQIMELSGGTADPQRSTALLRERLER